A single window of Pseudomonadota bacterium DNA harbors:
- the sbcD gene encoding exonuclease subunit SbcD has product MRIIHTSDWHLGHTLHDQSREPEHAAFLEWLLVQLEGEKADALIVAGDIFDTSNPPASAQTMLYRFIADARRRLPNLDMVIVGGNHDSPHRLDAPHTLLAQLGVHVVGGYAHADVDRMVVPLTGPDGQVAAWVAAVPYFRPRECQGGDDESAEALVEGARRLYDRVLEAARARRGEGQALIATGHCYMTGGVLSETSERKIQVGNQHALPVDLFPDDIDYVALGHLHKKQMVGGRSHVRYSGSPLPLALDEAPYEHGVWRVDFAGGRLADVQPLLVPRHVGIVRVPKSGAAPLDEVCAALRALPAKTDGDDVGRLPWLEVHVSLPAPRAHLRHDLEQALEGRAVRLIRFRSHLTGDAQGLADAHAGRDLRDLTPDEVFVRMYAQAHSDPLPDPLLHAFHDVLAAVQEGRA; this is encoded by the coding sequence ATGCGCATCATCCACACCAGCGACTGGCACCTCGGCCACACCCTGCACGATCAGTCCCGCGAGCCGGAGCATGCGGCCTTTCTCGAATGGCTGCTCGTGCAGCTCGAGGGCGAGAAGGCCGATGCCCTCATCGTGGCGGGCGACATCTTCGACACCTCGAACCCGCCCGCGTCGGCCCAGACCATGCTCTACCGCTTCATCGCCGACGCGCGCCGGCGGCTGCCAAACCTCGACATGGTCATCGTGGGGGGCAACCACGACTCGCCCCATCGTCTCGACGCTCCGCACACGCTGCTCGCGCAGCTGGGGGTGCATGTGGTGGGGGGGTATGCCCACGCCGATGTCGACCGCATGGTGGTGCCGCTCACCGGCCCCGACGGCCAGGTGGCCGCATGGGTGGCGGCGGTGCCCTACTTCCGTCCCCGAGAGTGCCAGGGGGGCGACGACGAGAGCGCCGAGGCCCTCGTCGAGGGGGCGCGTCGCCTGTACGACCGCGTGCTCGAGGCGGCGCGGGCCCGTCGCGGCGAGGGGCAGGCGCTCATCGCCACCGGGCACTGCTACATGACGGGCGGGGTGCTCTCCGAGACCAGTGAGCGCAAGATACAGGTGGGCAACCAGCACGCGCTGCCCGTCGATCTCTTCCCCGATGACATCGACTACGTGGCCCTCGGGCACCTGCACAAGAAGCAGATGGTGGGGGGGCGAAGCCACGTGCGCTACTCCGGCTCGCCGCTGCCCCTGGCCCTCGATGAGGCTCCCTACGAGCACGGCGTGTGGCGCGTCGATTTCGCGGGGGGAAGGCTGGCTGACGTGCAGCCGTTGCTCGTGCCGCGCCATGTGGGCATCGTGCGCGTTCCCAAGAGCGGCGCAGCCCCCCTCGACGAGGTGTGCGCGGCGTTGCGCGCGCTGCCGGCCAAGACCGATGGCGACGACGTGGGCCGCCTGCCCTGGCTCGAGGTACACGTGTCGCTGCCGGCCCCCCGTGCCCACCTGCGTCACGATCTCGAGCAGGCCCTCGAGGGCCGAGCCGTGCGCCTCATCCGTTTCCGCAGCCATCTCACCGGCGATGCGCAGGGGCTTGCCGATGCCCACGCGGGGCGCGACCTGCGCGACCTGACGCCGGACGAGGTCTTCGTGCGCATGTATGCCCAGGCCCACAGCGACCCGCTGCCGGACCCGCTGCTGCACGCCTTCCACGACGTGCTCGCCGCGGTGCAAGAGGGTCGCGCGTGA
- a CDS encoding MerR family transcriptional regulator, protein MTYDLQQLCDLTDVTPRTVRYYIQQGLLPSPGASGPGAHYTEAHLHRLNLIRKLQKEHLPLAEIRDRLEELDDNEVARAARSASSAARTSAGDYVRNLLHDVTRSSPPRAPEPPAYASDRSTWERIRLDRDVELHVRRPLSRTQNKQVEALIAAARQLFETP, encoded by the coding sequence ATGACCTACGATCTCCAGCAGCTCTGCGACCTCACCGACGTCACCCCACGAACCGTGCGATACTACATCCAGCAGGGTCTGCTGCCCTCGCCTGGCGCGTCCGGTCCCGGCGCGCACTACACCGAAGCCCATCTGCATCGGCTGAACCTCATCCGCAAGCTGCAGAAAGAGCACCTTCCGCTGGCCGAGATCCGCGACCGCCTCGAGGAGCTCGACGACAACGAGGTGGCCCGCGCGGCGCGAAGCGCATCGAGTGCCGCGCGCACGTCGGCGGGCGACTACGTGCGCAACCTGCTGCACGATGTGACCCGAAGCAGCCCGCCCCGTGCCCCTGAACCGCCGGCCTACGCGAGCGATCGCTCGACGTGGGAGCGCATACGTCTCGACCGCGATGTCGAGCTGCACGTGCGTCGCCCGCTGTCGCGCACGCAGAATAAACAGGTAGAGGCCCTCATCGCGGCCGCCCGACAGCTCTTCGAGACCCCCTGA